From Persephonella sp.:
AAAGAAAAAGCCGGAGTAGTTATGTTTTCCGATGATACGGAAATTATATCCTATCCTGAATTTGTAGATGAAGAGCTAATCAAAAAACTAAAATCCCTTAGTTTAATACCTGGAGGAAGCACGGACATCTTAAAAGCCATCAGTGTTGCAAATTTTATGCTTTCATCAAAGGGAAAAATCATAGTGCTGTTGTCTGATGGTGGAGATGAAAATCTGTATAAGGTAAAAGAACTCCTGAAAAAATCAGGAGCAAAACTCGTTTTCTGGGCTATTGCAACAGAGAAGGGAGGAAAAGTTCCTAAATACAATGTGATTTCAAAAATAAATAAACAGTTGATAAATATCGCTTATGAAACCGGGGGAATATTTCAAAAAGTTTCTTATGACAATTTAGATGTAGAAAATGTATACAGATTTATATTGCAGATATCCTCAAAAAATATAGAATTTGCCTTTAATTTGCCTAAAAGCATTGATTTATCACCATTTATAGCAGTTTTTATACTCGTGCTGATATTCCTTAGATTTGCTTTAAATAGGATAGTTGCCATCTTTACAGGATTTTTGCTCTTTTTTAATCTATCTTATGCAGGAGACCTAAAAGGCTATATTTATTATCTGACAGGTAATTACCAAAAAGCAGGTATAGAATTTTCAGAAGAAAAAGATATAAAAAGTAAATACAATGCTGCCCTTTCATTTTTTAAGGCTGGTATGTATGATAGGGCTTTAAATATCTTAAACAGTATTAAAACAGAAGATTTTTCTATCTACAAAAAGGTCAGATATCTGACTGCTCTTTCTTATATAGGAAAAAATGATTTTGAAAAGGCATACACTGTAGCAAAAGAACTTATACAGGTTTATCCTTCTGATAAAAGAATTGAGAAACTTTATAACTTTACGAAGATGGTTGTTAATTTTGGTAAAAAACCTGAGAAAAAAATAACAATTGTCCAGGTAAAAGAAAAAAGCCAGCAAAAAAATAAAATCGCCCCAAAAAATGTCCAGAGATTAAATCCGTGGTGATTGACTTATAAGTTTTAAACTTTTATATTAAATGATACTTAGTAAGTATTAGTGAGTT
This genomic window contains:
- a CDS encoding VWA domain-containing protein, encoding MIEFKHPQFLLIGVFLGIWAVLFWKKSGKNLKEFLFYTVVTFLLVIMLSNPYMKKGIEKIYKTDTQVIVLIDHSLSMGVSDIKPSRLDMAVKKAIQLLEKLKKEKAGVVMFSDDTEIISYPEFVDEELIKKLKSLSLIPGGSTDILKAISVANFMLSSKGKIIVLLSDGGDENLYKVKELLKKSGAKLVFWAIATEKGGKVPKYNVISKINKQLINIAYETGGIFQKVSYDNLDVENVYRFILQISSKNIEFAFNLPKSIDLSPFIAVFILVLIFLRFALNRIVAIFTGFLLFFNLSYAGDLKGYIYYLTGNYQKAGIEFSEEKDIKSKYNAALSFFKAGMYDRALNILNSIKTEDFSIYKKVRYLTALSYIGKNDFEKAYTVAKELIQVYPSDKRIEKLYNFTKMVVNFGKKPEKKITIVQVKEKSQQKNKIAPKNVQRLNPW